GAAGGACAAGAAATGGTCCCATTTGGCAGCGGAGTAAACTGAGTCTTAGGAGGAAAGGCTGGGGCCTcctgggggaggcagaggctgacgCTGACCCTTTGGGTCCTGCAGCTAGGGGGAGACAGCCCTAATCCACTTCTCACTGACCCCCTCTCCCCTCGGGATGGCTCTCGGACTCCTGCGGCCCAGACACCCATGCCCAGGCCTCCTCCCACGAGCCACTGCCAGGGCTTTCAGCTCCCTGAGGCCCACCCTGCCAGGGGTAGCCCCGAAGGTGGGGGCCATCTTGGGGGGGAGCTGAACCATGCTGGGGTGAGGGGACAGGAGGTGCAAAATGTGGTGAGGGTGCTAGGACCCTGGGAAGTGGGCGGGACATGGAGGTCAtttggggtgtggggtgtgtggtagAGGGTGTGCTGGCTGGGCGGGACCCCGGGAGATGGGGGGAGTGCGCAGGCCATTTAGGGGTTGGGGGGTGTGAGGTGAGAGAGGCCATCTGGGGAGAGGGTCACGGAGGCCACTGGGCAGAGTAGGAGGAGGAAGCGCctgccagcctcagtttccccatctgccacAGGGGCTAAGGAAGGGTCCAACATCTCCAGGGCTTCTCAGGAGGTCTGACAGCAAGGCTCCCCATACACCCCCCATTGGGGAGGGATGGTCAGGGGCCGGGACAGCAGGAAGAGGGGAGTGGGGCGAGGACAGGCGGGGGAGCTTCTCCCTGCAGTCCATGCGTGGGCGAGAGCGAGATTCCAGAACTCTCCGGGGAGACTGTGGAAGAGCCGCAGCCGTTGTGCTGTCTCAGCCTGCGGCTGCCCCGACCCTGTGCTTCCTGTCCGGCCTCCCTCCCAGAGACTTTCAGCTGACACATGGTGGGGGTCTGACTCCTCTGCCGAATGGGAGACTTCACAGCCCGGAGAGGACAACAGACTTGCCCATGGCCGCACAGCAAGAACCCACGACTATCTGCAGAATCAACGCATGCATgcacgaatgaatgaatgagggaatgaatgagcgTCCTGGTGGGCCGCTGTGTGAGCTGTCTGTGCCATGGGCTGCCTCTTGGAGTAGGAGAGTCTGCTGCCCTCGCGGCTGTACCTGGGGGTGGTCTCCTGTCCCCAGGTCCTGTCCTGGGGTTGAGGTGGGCAGAGACAGTAAActtgcccacagccacccctctGGCTGTGGTGGCTGGCACAGGCTGCACTGGGGGGCACGGGTCTGCCGTTGTGTGGGCACCTGCAGCCGTGCCAGGTGGCGAGTTGGAGCAGGCCCACCCACATGGAAATGGGCCCAGCCTTCTGCCTGCAGGGGCCCCCAGCCCCCAGTGCTGCCTTCCTCCATCCTCCCCCAGCCGATCCTCCCGCTCCTTGGCACCCACTAAcctcacatggtctttctttAGGCCTGCCCTCTCCGAGGCTCAGTTTCCTGGCTGTGGCAAGGCAGAGAAAAACAACCCCTTAGGGCACAGCTGTGGGACTCAGAGACCCCGTGAAGGGCACAGGCTTGGTGGAGGGGGTCTCACTGGGGAGTCAGTGGGGAGAGGGCTTGGCCTCCAGGCAGGCAGAGCTGCGTTCAAGCTTCTGCTTCTATTTTAAAACCAGTCCCTGACCTAAACCGTGTGCCCATGGCCAGGGCTCAGTAGCGAACAAGACAGGCGAGGCCCCGGCGCTTTGAAGTTCCAAGCACAGCTGGGACAGCCAGACAATTAAAATGGTAATGGTAAGAATAACAGTGGCCTGGCACTGCACCCTCGCCGTGTACCACAGCCGATGCCTTGTGTCATCTGCACAACACCCTTCAAAGCGGGCCTTCtagttattcccattttacagctgaagaaactgaggcacagagaggttgtgCCACTCACCTAAGGCCACCCAGCTAATAACTAGCAAAAGCAAGACGGAAGCCGTGGGAGTGTGGATCCAAGAGGCAGATGAACTGGGCTGGCCAACGGCCTTGAGCAAAGCACCCAGCCCTTCTCAGCCTCGGTTTCCCCCTGAGGTTCTGCTGCCAAACCCAGGGCAGGTCTGGGAAAGGGCAAACAGGGAGTCAGCTTGCAGAGCTGTCGGACCGTGGGCCCCAGCACCAGGAGTCTCCCTTTCAGGACTTACGAAATGAGGTCATGGTCCTGACCCCTAAGGAGGACGGCATGGCTAAGGAGCTGCTTGGAAGCCCCTGGCCTGAAGCCCACCAGCCTCACCTGGGCCCACGACCCCCACCAGCGCGGGCCAGGGGCTGCAGAGAAAGCCTCAGGTATGAACATCATGGGGGCGGGCACAGGGTCGTGGGAAGGGGCTTCTGGGGAGGTCCCTGTGGACACACCTGGGCAGCCCGGCCTCCTGGGGGCTGTGGGAGAGGCAGCAGAGCCAGCCCACTCAACGGCAGGGCCACAACTGCCTGTGGCCCCTGGGGAGTGACCCCCCTCTGGCTCCACAGAGGCGAGGATGGGAAGAGGCGGAGAAACCGGCTGTGCGGGACACCTGAGCCCCGGACCAGGCCTCCCAGGGGGCGGCTGCCTTGGGGctgagaggcagagaggaggTCAGTTCCCACCGCCTCCCCGCAGAGGCCCCGGGAGGAAGCAGGTCAGCAGGTGGTGGACCAGCTGGGGCCTGGGCCTGCCCCGACCCGACCCGCATCTGCTGGGCAGGGGCGTCCAGGCCAGTGTCTCCTGGCCTCGGTTTCTGAATCTGTCACTAGGGACACTGTCCCTCCCCTCTCTGGCCCCTGGGAGCAAGGCTGGTGTGCAGGGCCCTTATCCCATTTCGCAGATGGGGACACTGAGACCCCCGGCAGAGCTCAGGGGTGATGCAGGAGCATTCCCAGCTCTGCCGCTTCCAGGCCGCTTGTCGGGGCCGAGGAAGGTGTCAGCAGGTGGACACTCGGAGACCCAGCTTCAAATCGTGGTCCTACCACCTCCGGGCTGGGGGAGCGCCGAGCCTTGGTTTCCACATGGTGTAAACAGCGTTTCGGAAGATCAACTGAGCCTGTGCTTGGCACAGGTGATTATGGGGTGGAAAGCACCTTCCGGCTGGTGGAGCGAGTGCTGGAAGCCGGGACTCGCTGGCCTAGGGCCTGGTGGCTGCTGGCCCGGAGCTCATGCCCGGACCTGAGGGCTGGAGGAGAAACATCCTGCCCGTGAGTGGGCCTGGCGCGGGGTCTATGGCCTATGTGTGTCCCTCTGGGCCTGGCGTGAGGTCTATGGTCTATGTGTGCCCCTCTGGGCCTGGCGTGAGGTCTATGGTCTATGTGTGCCCCTCTGGGCCTGGTGTGGGGTCTATGGCCTATGTGTGTCCCTCTGGGCCTGGCGTGAGGTCTATGGTCTATGTGTGCCCCTCTGGGCCTGGCGTGGGGTCTACGGCGGGCCTGGGACTAGGGGCccatctctgtgtccatgtgcacCCCTCTGTCTCTTGTGCCAGGCAGGTTCCTGGGTCCCTAGAGTTGAGCAGGAGGCACGGGGCGAGGCGTTTTCTGTCCATTCTTTTCACACTGGGGCGGGGACCACAGGCCGTGTTCCTGGTGGGCAGGCACAGTGCTGACTGCTCCTTGAGTCTGCACTCTGCCTGCACCATCAGGCCCCAGGCCCCCAACTTATCCTTCCCAGCCCTCCTCTCTGTCCCCTAACTTACACATGCCAAGGGGGGGTGCCATGGCCCCCAAGCCCACATGGATGAAGTGCAGGGGAACTGGCTTAGCAGTGAAAGAAGACCCAATTTTCCAGATTCCTGGTATTTGGGGGTGTTGTGGGTTGAATAAAGGCCCCCAAAAAAGATGTGTCTAAGTTCTAACCTCCAGAACCCATGAAGGGGACATTGTTTGGAGAAGcgctttgttgtttttcttttttgagacggagtctcactcttgtcgcccaggttggagtgcagtggctcaatctcagctcactgcaacctccgcctcctgggttcaaacaattctcctgcctcagcctcccaagtagctaggattacaggcatgcagcaccacgcccagctaatttttgtatttttaggagagtcggggtttcaccatgttggacaggctggtctcgaactcctgacctcaagtgatccacccacctcagctacccaaagtgctgagattacaagcatgagccaccgcacccggcctggagaAGGGTTCTTTGCAGaagtaattaagttaaggatcttgagatgagacgGCACACAGGCTCAGAGAAAAGGCTgcgtgaagatggaggcagagatgcgGGGAGGCCTTCCTAAGCTGCCCAAGTCTGGCGGGCAGCCGCCAGACACCACGGTGGGATAGAGCAGACAGAGCAGACCCTTCCTGGCTTTGGGGGAAACCAGCCCTGCGGGCACCTTGATCTCAACCTCTGACCTCCCAGACTGAGAcaatgaatttattttgttttcagccAAGTCTGTGGCCATTTGTGAAAGCAGTCCTGGACACTAACTTGGGGGGACAGCAAGAGGTTTCCAGAGCCTGGGAGGGAGGGGTGAGGGCTTGGGAGAGGGGCCCAGTGGGGTGCCACGTGGGAAGCCCTCCCCCAGGGGCGACTCCACGGATGGGTCCCTGAACCCCAGCTCAGGCTTCTGCTCATTGGCCAGGTGGGTTGTGGAGGTGGGCTCACAGCAAACCAGGCCTCCTGGACCCCGTTTCCCAGGGGACCAGGTCTGGCTGGGAACTCCTGCAGCCTGGCCACAGGATGCCTCCAAGCCCCCACAATTCCATGCACTGGACAGGGATGCCAGAGGCCTTTTTCTCTCCCCTGGTACTCTGTCTCTGGGAGGAAGGTCATCCCCTCATCCTCTGCACCGCCCAGCCCTGGCCCCCATCCCCCTCAGACCTGGGAGCCTCCCGAGTTCTCTCCGGAGCTTGGCCCATGCACACGAGCACAGCCCTTGCTTCTGGGGGGTGCTGCTCAGATGTTCCCTGAGCAAGGGAGTGAGGGAGCCAGCACCTCATCCGGCCCCAGGGCTTTTGCACCTGCCGTTTCCTGCCCCAGGATGATGTCCCCAGGCACCCTCCATGTCTGAGCCCATGCACCTGCTTGTCCGGCCCTCCTTGGCTACCCAGGCTTGCCAGGCATTCTCCACCCACTTCTCGCATGTTATCGCGGGACCCCCTCGTGGAGTTGTTTGCcggccctctctctctctctgccggCTGCCGGGATGCTGTGAGTTCCAGAGGGCAAAGCTGGGTCTGTGTGGCTCCTGTCCCATCTCCAGCATCCCACATCACAATGATATTTCCAGCTGCAGGAAGGGGAGGGTTCGGTGGCTGCTCGGGGCTGGCCAAGGTGACCCTGAAAATTCTCCTGCCTGAATGGCCCATTCATCTGCCTGATGCTGGCCTCCCTCTACTGAAGGCCTCAGCAGCAGCTGCCTCTCAGCCCCCAGCCTCTGCCCCATGCCTGGAGgagtcaccaggcctggcccttGGAGGACACACCCAGCCCAAAGGCCCTATGCTCCTAAAGCAAAGTTCAGTGGGGCCcagagtggacccccagcaagaAGCCCCAAGAGGATTTCAGGGCAGCCATAGTCACAAGTGCCCTGACCTAGGAGGGGCACTCCTTGGGGTCTGGCCCCATTCTGCCAGAGCTGGCTGTGTACCCCAAAGCAGATCCTACCTGTCTCTGGGAATATGTCCGCTGGGTCCAGGGAGCAAGCAGATAGCCTCTTGCTCCACCTGCTCTGGAGACAGAGGCCACTGGGGCGACAGCAGAAGTCACGGAAGGCTGCCTGGAGGAAGAGGCAGTCACATGTTAGGATGAATGCAAACGCTGGGGGAGCTGACCCAGCCTCGGAAGCCCCATATCTTGAAGCAAAACCTTCCTGATGGGGTCCAACCTCCTGTCCAAGGTTGCCGCCACTACGCTAGGCAGGAAACATGTGTTAGGGCCACGCCCCAGCCTGAGCGAgacctggccttggcctcccaccttggcctgttCGTCTTACCCTCATCAAGCAGGAGGCCAGCCCGACCCGCCTCCTCCTTCCGGAGTCTCCAGCTGTACAAGGGGAAGGAGCCGTCTCCGGGCTGCCGGGACGGGCTCTGGGTGTGTGCACACAGGGACACACGTGTTCCCACACATGGCCGGCCCACGTGTGCACAGTGGCAGTGCGCCATGCTCCCCACGGGCTCACCCGTGCTTCCGCACACACGCGTGAAGCACGTAAGCACCACACGATCACAGGCCCCTCTCGTGCTCCGAGTCGTGTGCCGGCCGGCATGCATCCTGCTAGGGGATCTGCGTCTCCGTTGGTGACATATTCCGTTTCCTGCAATAGCCCCAGAATGCCCCAGGAGTAATTACGAACAGAGCTCCCTCCCACCCTCGAAAGACGATACACTATGTGGTCACCTCTGTCTGGGCCACCAAGAGGATCGCAGCTGAGCTTTTGCTGAGCAGGGCACAAAAGCCATCAGGAGCCAGTCTTGGGGGCTACAGCTGGGGGTCGGTGACCTTGATCAGACCCAGGGAGGCCGAGAGGAATCTCGCCCAGGTTGCACCGACAGCCCCACTCATTCCACACCTGAGTTTCCAGAGGAGGAAATGCAAGGCCCTGCAATTAGGCCATGAAATTGTCAGCCTGTCCCCATCCTGCCAGCGGGGATTGGCCTGTGGTTTTGTCAGCCGCCAGCCAGCAGCCGAGGACCAGCGCTGCAATCTGAGTGGGGGCCTATGGGAGGATGCAGCCGAGGGGAGCCATGAAGCTGAAGAAACTCTTGAGAAAGGTGCGAGGGGCCGGGGCGGTGCCAGGGCCACCGTGCACACCCGTGCAGGTCGTGCACTGATCAGCAGCACACACCTGAGATCCAGCCCGTGCTCTGCTCATCGGGTTGTAAAGAAACAGTGCCTCTTCTATACTGGCTGTGGCTGTATGTGCGCACTTCTACATGCCTTGCAGGGTGCCCAAACGGCCCGGAGGAGGCCAGGACTCCCATGGGCAGGGAGACACATCCCTCTCTGGCCTGGAGGCTGTGGTTCCCAGGCCATCACAATGGCCACACAACAGGGGCCCCCAGGGACGGAACCTAATCTTGAGCTATTGAAGACCTGAAAGCCGTGGCCCCTGGCCCGAGCCAGCAGACGCGCCTGCCGGCCCCACCAGGGACACCTGATCCATCGGTCGCCGGGCCACAAAGGGGGACACTGTCCCCCTAGGGCCACCCGCCCCACCAACAGAGACAAGGAGGAAAACTGGGTCGCTGAGATAGAGTGACGGCCATGGCAGGTGGGGATGAGACACGAGGGAGGGGCGGCCACCACTGGGCACAGCCCAGCCTCTAAGGATGCCCTAGGCCTGAAGATCTGCCCTGGGTGGGGGGCCTCAGAGCCTCAAGGAGGGCTCAAGTGACTGCTGGTTTGCGGGGGggggtggaggctggggtggggggcgcAGCTGAGACCAGAAAGAAACAGCTAGGACCCCACCTGAGGCTGGAGACGCAGCCAGGACAGGGGACTCTCCAGCCAGAGAGACACCATGGTCCAGGTTGTTGGGGGGCAGGCCTGGACTGGTCCCCAGGCCCCACCCCGCTGAGGCAGGCCAGCCAGCTGCCCATTCCTTGGCCTGGGCATGTCCAGCTTTTGCTCAGTCTCCCAGCCGGGCAGGGCTTTCCGAGAGGTCGCAGGGAGAAGCAGGCCTGGCCGGAAAACCACCATGCCTGAAGGTCCACCTTCACCCCCTGGCACCACCAAAGACCTCGCCCAGGGGAAGTCTTGGAGCCTCAGCCCCTCAGAACTTTGGGACTTCCTGGCATATGGGAGGCACCTGGAGGGGTGAACCTGAGGGGTTCACTTTCAAGGGTGGCTGGAGACATCTGCTGCTGGCCATGTGGGCCCGGGGCCTCCAtcttcccatctgtgaaatgggacttGGACCTAGACGCTCTTCAAGGTCCCTTCTTCCAACTCTTCTAGCAAGGGCCAAGTTCAGGAAGCTCAGCTCCATTCCGTCGGCATCTGGGCTGAGTACTTTGTGGGTGTCGGGCTGTGCTGAGGGCTGGAGGGAACCCAGGAACAGGCAACATGTGCAGTGGAGGAAGGAGAAGCAAGGAGACTTCCCACAGGGGTGGAGACACTGAGCACTCCAGGCAGACCCAGAGGGGCGGCTGGAGTGTGGGAAGCCTGGGCCTGGCAGGACCTAGGGGATTTAGCAGATAGAGTGGGCCAGGGGGTGGCCCGAGAACACCAAGGACAGAGCCAGCCCTCCTAAATGGGCAGTGGGGCGCCAAGGGAGGGTGGCAAAGCCGAGCCCCATCTCTAGGATTTAGGGGCAGCCCTCAGAGCCAGCTCCTACCCAGCTCCAGCTCAGGACAAGCAGTGGGCATGGAACTGAGATCCAGGAAGGCCAAGGTCCAGAGAGGTTCGTGGGCTGCCCCGGGTGACCTGGGGGTGATCTCAGCCCTGCCTGGAGATCCCCAGTCCTACTGAGTCAGCCACCAGGGAGAAGATAAGGGACCGCCAGGCTCTTAAGGGGCCTGACGTTGCTGTTGGGTAAAGTGGCCGCCCAGAATGACCTCAGAGGTTGCCGGGGCTGCCTGGCATGCTACCCTGCCTGTCTCTGCAGCTTCCTCTGGCAGCGGGTGGATGTATAATGTCCACCCACTACCAGAGGGTTCACAGCACCACAGCCCTGCTGAGCCCTGCTGAGCCCCAGCTGGGTCCGCCCTCCCGGGTACCCCAGGGACAGGGAGGCCAGGCACGGGGGATGCTGTGCAGGTTGGACAGTGGTGACGGTGGACAGAGCCACTCCCAAGAGTGTTAGAGACCTGGGGTGGGGGCGCCCGGGCAGACCACCCTTACCCCACCCTGTGGGACCCGGACCAGCTCACTTCCCTCTCTGggctcagcttcctcatttgcaaaatgaggcCAAGAGTCATACCCGGCCGGGCCTGTGACCCTGGAGCCCCCTCCAGCCTCCTGCCCCACTCTGGCACCAGTCCTCCCTGCAGCTTGCAGAGCAAGCGGGGTACTGTCTccccaaggtacagcttgggggGCTGTGGGAGGTGATGGGAGCAGCTGTATTTGAGGGCAGGGTCCGTGGGGGAGCCCCCCGGTGTGGGGACAGGAGGAGGGACCAGGGACTGTAACCTGGCAGCCCGCGGCAGTTCCGGCTGCTGCTTCTGTCAATACGGCCTTCCTGTTTTGGAGATTAAACCCCGGCTGAGCAAACAGCTTTCCAGGCagctcctccctccaccccagcccTGGCCTTGTCTTCAGGTCCTGAGGCTGGGACCACCTGGAGGCTGTCGGGGTGGCAGTGGGGGTGCTGGGGGATGGAGGGGACCAAGCTTTGCAACCGCTGCCCTCACCAAGGCCTGGACCACAGCCCGAGCagtccagcccctgccccagccgCAGCCTCCCCCCAGCCCCCTGCCATGGGCTCCCCCGGAACCCCCCCTGTGTGATCCTTCCGACCCAGGGCAGCCTCACTGTCCTGGACACCCGGCCGCTGCATCCTCTGCCCTTGTGTGACCTCCTGCAAGAAGGCAGGAGCACACCGCTCCCGGGCCTCGTGGCCAGGCACAAGCCCACCTCGTGTGGACCCCAGGCATGGCAGGAGAGCCACCACGAGAGCCCCACCAAGGCACAGCCAGGGGAGGGCCCGCCATCTCTTGGATGGCTTCTGCGCTGTGGCCCCTGACATTGAGTGTGGCTCATTGTTGGTTGTGAGGCTGGCCTGTGCATGAGGGGCTATCAGGCAGCCTCCCTGGACCCTAGAAGCCAGACCCTAATGGCTGCTCAGCCCCAGCCCAGTGGCAACAAATGGAAGTGTCTCCAAACATTCATTATCGAGTGTCCCCAGAGACCAAGACCAGCCCTGGATAACACCCACTGGGCAAGTCCCTAGCAGACAGTGTGCACAGAAGTGGGCTGCAGAGAGAGGTAGGTGCGTCCCATGCCTGGACTTTCCTCTGATGCCAGCCTCAGCCCAGCCTCTGCTACCCTGAGAGAGACCCTGCCCTACCTCCCCATGCCCACCTCCACCGTCCCCTCCTGCCAGGGTCCCACCCCTGAGCAACATGGCCCTGCCTTCCCTCTGCAAATCCTTTCCAGACTAAGCGGCAACACCGGCAGAGCCTCccaaggaagggaggagggaggacagaGGCCAAGGTGGCTCCCGGCCACCCTTccagcttcctccctccctggccaCAAGGACATAAAGCTCAgagggatggatggacagacaggaAGGCTCAGGCTGGACACGCATTGTCCGAGGTGGGTCTCAGCGTTGCTTTTCCTCCTAAAATGCCACTCACAGCCCTCCCTCTTGCTTGTGAACCTGCAGTCCCCTATGTCTCCCCCAATACCCCTGCATTCTACACCTAGATCCTCAGGCTTCTCTTTATCTCCAGCCTCACCTCCACCGATGTTCCACACACCTGTGCCTGACtacacaacctccacctccacctgctCCCCACACCCCTGCCTGACCGCACAGCCTCCACCTACTCCCCACACCCCTACCCTACCCCACAGCCTCCACCTACTCCCCACACCCCTACCCTACCCCACAGCCTCCACCTATTCCATACACCCCTACCCAACCCCACAGCCTCCACCTACTCCATACACCCCTACCCAACCCCACAGCCTCCACCTACTCCCCACACCCCTGCCCAACcccacaacctccacctgctCCCCACACCCCTCCCTGACCTCACAGCCTCCACCTGCTCCCCACACCCCTCCCTGAcctcacagcctccacctccacctgctccccacacccctccccgacctcacagcctccacctccacctgCTTCACACACCCCTCCCCGAcctcacagcctccacctccacctgctccccacacccctccccgacctcacagcctccacctccgcctgctccccacacccctccccgacctcacagcctccacctccgcctgctccccacacccctccccgacctcacagcctccacctccgcctgctccccacacccctccccgacctcacagcctccacctccgcctgctccccacacccctccccgacctcacagcctccacctccgcctgctccccacacccctccccgacctcacagcctccacctccgcctgctccccacacccctccccgacctcacagcctccacctccgccTGCTTCACACACCCCTCCCCGAcctcacagcctccacctccgcctgctccccacacccctccccgacctcacagcctccacctccgcctgctccccacacccctccccgacctcacagcctccacctccacctgctccccacacccctccctgacctcacagcctccacctccacctgCTTCACACACCCCTGCCCGACcgcacaacctccacctccacctgctTCACACACCCCTGCCCGACcgcacaacctccacctccacctgctCCCCATACCCCTCCCTGAcctcacagcctccacctccacctgccCAAACCTTCAAGCCCCAGGGCAAATGTCACCTCTTTTCCTGGAAGCCTTTCCGGAAGTCCCCTGCCTCCCAGTCCCAGCCCACAGTGGGTTCTCCCTCGTCCAGGCCCTGGGCACCTTTGGGCTGGACCCATCTTTCTAACGCCTGTTGAATCCTCACCTCCTATGTTTCCCCAGTGCCCCAAGCAGAGCTGGGCAAGGAGCAAATGCTCAGGCAGGCTGTGGGATGAGCAGGTgaaatggatggaaggatggacggacagacggatggatggatggacggatggatggagcCCAACACCAGCTCTCAGGTCCTAGACGGATGGTCCAACACCAGAGAGGTGGCCTCTCTCAGCAGGTGTGGTCACCATTCCTGGGGACATAACCTCCCCTCCTGCTTCCAGAGCAGCCTGGAATATTCTTTGATGCTGTATCGTCTTCCCTGACCCTTTCAAGGGGGAAGAAAACATTGGTCCATGGTAGAGAGGGGGAGCCTGGGATCAGGGAGGTACACaagcccaagatcacacagcaagtagGGCTCCCCTGGGGCCAAAACTGACCCCTGCTCCCTCTACCCGGCCTCGAGCCCCTCCTCCCACTGCTCTGGATCCCATCCCACTGACACGGGCACAGGGTCATGACTAGGGTGGGGGGTCATGCCTGGGGCCTGATACGCACCAGTGTGGCCGCAGCCCACCCCCTGCCCGCTGTGGCTGCCACACAAGCCAGCCATTCTTGGCAAGACAAAGGCCGGCCGGGGCAGGGTGGCTCTGGTGCCTCCCTGGTGGGTGTCTGGACTCTGCAGGACGTCAGTAAGTGGATCCTGGTGCCTGTGCTCTGATACTGGGGACTCTGCAAATCAGATTAGCCCCATCCAGCCCCACAGCCCAGCTGGCCTGGGACAGAAGCACCAGAAAGAGGCGCAGCTGCCAGGCCCAGTCCTGCTGTCCTCCT
This Macaca mulatta isolate MMU2019108-1 chromosome 3, T2T-MMU8v2.0, whole genome shotgun sequence DNA region includes the following protein-coding sequences:
- the LOC114676722 gene encoding uncharacterized protein LOC114676722, whose amino-acid sequence is MPAGTRLGAREGPVIVWCLRASRVCAEARVSPWGAWRTATVHTWAGHVWEHVCPCVHTPRARPGSPETAPSPCTAGDSGRRRRVGLASCLMRAAFRDFCCRPSGLCLQSRWSKRLSACSLDPADIFPETAGNIIVMWDAGDGTGATQTQLCPLELTASRQPAERERGPANNSTRGSRDNMREVGGECLASLGSQGGPDKQVHGLRHGGCLGTSSWGRKRQVQKPWGRMRCWLPHSLAQGTSEQHPPEARAVLVCMGQAPERTREAPRSEGDGGQGWAVQRMRG